The following proteins are encoded in a genomic region of Paenibacillus sp. FSL R7-0273:
- the ald gene encoding alanine dehydrogenase: MIIGVPKEIKNNENRVAITPAGVVSLVAEGHKVLVEAGAGTGSGFLNEEYAAAGAELIADAAAVWAAAEMVMKVKEPLESEYGYFRPDLILFTYLHLAPEPALAAALKDKGVFAIGYETVVDGRTLPLLTPMSEVAGRMSVQLGAQFLQKNHGGQGILLSGVPGVSRGKVSIIGGGVVGTNAAKMAIGLGAEVTIIDLSADRLRQLDDIFGSQISTLISNPYNIAKAVAEADLLVGAVLIPGAKAPKLVTEEMVKAMKPGSVIVDVAIDQGGIVETIDRVTTHDHPVFEKHGVLHYSVANMPGAVAKTSTIALTNVTVPYALQIANKGVFQAIEDNAGLKSGVNVANGKITCKAVAEALGEEYFTVEKAVEQEFTLI, translated from the coding sequence ATGATTATTGGCGTACCTAAAGAGATTAAGAATAACGAAAACCGTGTGGCGATTACCCCTGCAGGTGTTGTCAGCCTGGTGGCCGAAGGACATAAAGTACTGGTGGAAGCCGGAGCCGGAACGGGCAGCGGCTTCCTGAATGAAGAGTATGCTGCTGCGGGTGCTGAACTGATCGCAGACGCAGCAGCGGTATGGGCGGCCGCTGAGATGGTTATGAAGGTTAAGGAGCCGCTGGAAAGCGAATATGGCTACTTCCGCCCGGATCTGATCCTGTTCACCTATCTCCACCTTGCTCCGGAGCCTGCACTGGCAGCTGCTCTGAAGGATAAAGGCGTATTCGCTATCGGCTATGAAACGGTTGTTGACGGACGCACGCTGCCGCTGCTGACGCCAATGAGTGAGGTGGCAGGCCGCATGTCAGTACAGCTTGGTGCACAGTTCCTGCAGAAGAACCACGGCGGACAAGGCATTCTGCTCTCCGGTGTTCCCGGGGTCAGCAGAGGCAAGGTCAGCATTATCGGCGGCGGCGTCGTCGGAACAAACGCAGCGAAGATGGCGATCGGCCTCGGCGCTGAAGTTACTATTATCGATCTGAGTGCGGACAGACTGCGCCAGCTGGATGATATTTTCGGCTCGCAGATCAGTACGCTGATCTCTAATCCATATAATATTGCCAAAGCCGTAGCAGAGGCTGATCTGCTGGTTGGGGCGGTACTGATTCCGGGTGCCAAGGCGCCAAAGCTTGTAACCGAGGAGATGGTCAAAGCGATGAAGCCGGGCTCCGTCATTGTCGACGTTGCGATCGACCAGGGCGGGATCGTTGAAACGATTGACCGTGTAACCACCCATGATCATCCGGTATTTGAGAAGCATGGCGTCCTGCACTATTCCGTAGCCAACATGCCGGGTGCTGTAGCCAAAACCTCAACCATTGCATTAACCAACGTAACGGTTCCTTATGCCCTGCAAATTGCCAATAAAGGGGTGTTCCAGGCCATTGAGGACAATGCAGGCCTGAAGAGCGGCGTCAATGTGGCTAATGGAAAGATTACCTGCAAGGCCGTGGCTGAAGCTCTTGGGGAAGAGTACTTCACGGTAGAGAAAGCAGTAGAGCAGGAGTTTACGCTGATCTAG
- a CDS encoding PucR family transcriptional regulator gives MTESEPTFDRFFDSMEALADTISESLQAQVTIEDSNHHVIGYSSHQFESDPARISTIIGKRVPNTVIIGLRKKGVMHQLEHAAHPVRIPAVMEVGLGPRLAMCIKHREEILGYIWVVDQGNLAEGYAEEIVKKAAGIAGRYLLKQRGWKTRQDKAFEDFFWKLLTSHYESEQRIRQEAETGSILLPVSYNIAVLESGEDIGGQLAQKLRQMLETYPGQRLVLLTAGHDRLILLFTSLFGADNPEALTAFLHKLLQDISRNEGTLLTAGCSLNYREYTSAAAAYREALAVLELRKLLPYHTRHLLLYEELGFWAYMPAIVESKRSLGRRAPLLRTLREHDGEHKSDFVKTIAVYLSLNGNLKESAAFLHIHTNTLMYRLNKIAELTGHSLKETDYRTSVYLELLSEETAQLNSWFQEGG, from the coding sequence TTGACAGAATCAGAGCCAACATTTGACCGTTTTTTTGATAGCATGGAAGCACTGGCTGATACGATCAGCGAATCATTGCAGGCACAGGTGACGATCGAGGACAGCAATCACCATGTCATCGGCTACAGCTCCCATCAGTTCGAGAGCGATCCTGCGCGCATCTCTACGATTATCGGCAAGCGGGTGCCGAATACGGTCATTATCGGGCTGCGTAAAAAAGGCGTCATGCACCAGCTGGAGCATGCGGCACACCCGGTCCGCATTCCGGCGGTGATGGAGGTCGGGCTGGGCCCGCGGCTGGCGATGTGCATTAAGCACCGGGAGGAGATTCTGGGCTATATCTGGGTGGTTGACCAGGGGAATCTCGCGGAGGGGTACGCAGAGGAGATTGTCAAGAAGGCGGCCGGCATTGCCGGACGCTATCTCCTGAAGCAGCGCGGCTGGAAGACCAGGCAGGATAAGGCGTTCGAGGATTTCTTCTGGAAGCTGCTGACCTCACACTATGAAAGCGAGCAGCGCATCCGCCAGGAAGCGGAGACAGGCTCAATCCTCCTGCCTGTCAGCTATAATATCGCGGTGCTGGAGAGCGGAGAGGATATCGGCGGACAGCTGGCACAGAAGCTGCGGCAGATGCTGGAGACGTATCCGGGGCAGCGGCTTGTGCTGCTGACTGCCGGGCATGACCGGCTGATCCTGCTCTTCACCTCCCTGTTTGGTGCAGACAATCCGGAAGCGCTGACCGCTTTCCTGCATAAGCTGCTGCAGGATATCTCCAGAAATGAAGGCACCCTGCTGACGGCAGGCTGCAGCCTGAACTACCGGGAGTATACCTCAGCCGCGGCTGCTTACCGTGAGGCGCTTGCTGTACTGGAGCTGCGGAAGCTGCTGCCTTATCATACACGGCATTTGCTGCTGTATGAAGAGCTTGGCTTCTGGGCGTATATGCCCGCTATTGTTGAGAGCAAGCGCAGCTTAGGACGAAGGGCGCCATTACTCCGGACGCTCCGTGAGCATGACGGTGAGCATAAGAGCGATTTCGTGAAGACCATCGCCGTATACCTGTCGCTGAACGGCAATCTCAAGGAATCGGCTGCTTTTCTGCATATTCACACAAATACGCTGATGTATCGGCTGAACAAAATTGCAGAGCTCACCGGGCACAGCCTTAAGGAGACAGACTACCGCACATCGGTATACCTTGAGCTTCTATCCGAGGAAACGGCACAGCTGAACAGCTGGTTCCAGGAGGGCGGCTGA
- a CDS encoding O-antigen ligase family protein, giving the protein MSTPVYGKRASSPVNDEKLPALVLLLVAAFILFLCWAPFQVGLFNGQTLVFEQPLYIAALLSSLLVMLWIAAFYKQLTFTEERDILAMAGLLLPLTYAISLFVAVSHYNAMNLFYIQSTYGAVFIVALLLLRNKRADLIIQSAVLTLSYFIVGFGLLNWLGAGKVAGGLVGWFSDTVSSGIYLDAVMSDSNGLRLTSVFQYANTYAAFLMAFLFVALFALNRSRKWYATLIHSLMLVPILVSLLLTLSRGGLVLLPVVFILLLLLLKPAQQILWIIQLAVSGIASLAVINPITNAGTELNTAFDAGTAARGWGYLAAASLLTAVIAWVIQRYAAPWLNTKLGGWSRRRLAGLWLPLVSVTLAALIAFLLLGTSLKKVLPDNMETRLENINFNQHSVLERFTFYKDALKVVKDYPLLGTGGGGWSALFEQYQNNPYISRQVHNFFLQYLIEVGIIGFIIFMSFILYIFIKYIRGYLKRDKDDFTNGFFYFIIALSILVHSLLDFNMSYAFMGILVFLGLGGMANAMHSKPLPAGWAKKGLRFGYLAALAVSSIALLVFSARSVSSSNAALKAKQISAVSNSYEEIAAPLQKALSYRKTHPESSALLSGLDQQVYKQTQNGQFAQEAYAVLERALKQEPNNKQLLNLLISYYDILNQPESAYNVYADNARRFNWDINWYENMISRAFAIGNEARTNNDNSKQQQYFSAGLAHYQHVLDGIEYLSTLPEAQLQGRPFNITPLIALSIGKIKQAEGDDPAAAGLLKAGFTEGYAEVALQPEPWSTDWYNALLAQALNLGLTMRSQIGDQMNDEQEEVAMRYHFNLGIQAYRQALLDNSNDPSALPASLVLSAGKLQLFSGSADAAASTFKARLGEDYNDPSSRELARWYLAALKRLGRAQDDEVYNKLIAADPEEAAKIEEAAAM; this is encoded by the coding sequence TTGTCAACTCCAGTGTATGGCAAAAGGGCCTCTTCGCCGGTCAACGACGAAAAATTACCGGCCCTTGTTTTGTTGCTTGTCGCAGCTTTTATTTTATTTCTATGCTGGGCGCCGTTTCAGGTAGGACTGTTTAATGGACAAACGCTAGTTTTTGAACAGCCGCTGTACATCGCTGCGCTGCTGAGCTCTCTGCTGGTTATGCTATGGATTGCCGCCTTCTACAAACAGCTTACATTCACAGAAGAACGGGATATTCTTGCCATGGCGGGCCTGCTGCTGCCGCTGACTTATGCAATATCTCTTTTCGTCGCCGTATCCCACTATAATGCTATGAACCTCTTTTATATTCAGAGCACTTATGGCGCGGTATTTATTGTAGCTCTTTTGTTACTCCGGAATAAGCGTGCAGACCTCATCATTCAGAGCGCCGTGCTTACACTTTCCTATTTTATTGTCGGCTTTGGTCTGCTGAACTGGCTGGGGGCGGGCAAGGTAGCCGGAGGTCTGGTTGGCTGGTTCTCCGATACAGTGTCGAGCGGAATTTATCTGGATGCCGTGATGAGCGATTCCAACGGTCTGCGGCTGACTTCGGTTTTTCAGTACGCCAATACATATGCCGCCTTCCTCATGGCGTTTCTGTTCGTGGCGCTGTTCGCCCTGAACCGGTCCCGCAAATGGTACGCTACCCTTATCCATTCCCTGATGCTTGTACCTATCCTGGTCTCTCTGCTCCTGACGCTGTCACGCGGCGGTCTGGTGCTGCTTCCCGTTGTCTTCATTCTGCTGCTGCTGCTGCTTAAGCCTGCACAGCAGATTCTATGGATTATTCAGCTTGCGGTGTCCGGAATCGCCTCACTGGCCGTTATAAACCCTATTACCAATGCCGGTACGGAACTGAATACTGCCTTTGATGCAGGCACCGCCGCCAGAGGCTGGGGTTATCTTGCCGCCGCATCCCTGCTAACCGCAGTCATCGCTTGGGTTATTCAGCGCTATGCCGCTCCATGGCTTAACACCAAGCTGGGCGGCTGGAGCAGACGCAGGCTTGCCGGCCTGTGGCTGCCGCTCGTCTCCGTAACACTGGCCGCGCTGATTGCCTTTCTGCTGCTGGGTACCAGCCTGAAAAAGGTCCTGCCTGACAATATGGAAACCCGGCTGGAGAACATTAACTTCAATCAGCACAGTGTGCTGGAGCGCTTCACCTTCTACAAGGATGCGCTGAAAGTAGTCAAGGATTACCCGCTGCTCGGCACCGGAGGCGGAGGCTGGTCTGCCTTATTCGAGCAATACCAGAATAATCCTTATATCAGCCGCCAGGTGCATAACTTTTTCCTGCAGTATCTGATAGAGGTCGGCATTATCGGATTTATTATTTTCATGAGCTTCATTCTATATATTTTTATCAAATATATCCGCGGCTACCTTAAGCGGGACAAGGATGATTTCACAAACGGATTTTTCTATTTCATTATTGCTTTGTCTATTCTCGTACACAGCCTGCTTGATTTTAATATGAGCTATGCGTTTATGGGCATTCTCGTCTTTCTGGGACTGGGCGGTATGGCGAACGCCATGCACAGCAAGCCGCTGCCCGCAGGCTGGGCCAAGAAGGGGCTTCGCTTCGGGTATCTGGCCGCTCTGGCCGTAAGTTCCATCGCCTTGCTGGTATTCTCCGCCCGTTCCGTCAGCTCCAGCAATGCCGCGCTAAAAGCCAAACAAATATCTGCGGTCAGTAATTCATATGAAGAAATTGCAGCACCTCTGCAAAAGGCGCTAAGCTACAGGAAAACCCACCCGGAATCATCCGCGCTGCTGTCTGGTCTGGATCAGCAAGTGTACAAGCAGACACAGAACGGGCAATTTGCCCAGGAGGCATATGCCGTCTTGGAGCGCGCGCTTAAGCAGGAGCCAAACAACAAGCAATTGCTTAACCTGCTGATCAGTTATTACGATATCCTGAATCAGCCGGAATCCGCCTATAATGTTTACGCCGATAATGCCCGCCGCTTTAATTGGGACATTAACTGGTATGAGAATATGATCAGCCGTGCATTTGCTATTGGTAATGAAGCCCGTACTAACAATGATAACAGCAAGCAGCAGCAATATTTCAGCGCCGGCTTGGCCCACTATCAGCATGTCCTGGATGGAATAGAATATCTGTCCACCCTCCCGGAAGCCCAGCTGCAGGGACGGCCTTTTAATATTACACCTCTGATCGCCTTAAGCATCGGTAAAATCAAACAGGCTGAGGGCGATGATCCTGCGGCAGCCGGGCTTCTCAAGGCAGGCTTTACCGAAGGATATGCCGAAGTGGCGCTGCAGCCGGAACCTTGGTCTACAGACTGGTATAACGCCCTGCTGGCCCAGGCTTTAAATCTCGGGCTGACTATGCGCAGTCAAATTGGCGACCAGATGAATGACGAACAGGAGGAGGTTGCCATGAGATACCATTTCAACCTTGGCATTCAGGCTTACCGGCAGGCTCTGCTCGATAACAGCAATGATCCCTCTGCCCTCCCCGCTTCGCTTGTGCTTAGTGCCGGCAAGCTTCAGCTGTTCTCGGGAAGTGCGGATGCAGCAGCCAGCACGTTCAAAGCCCGGCTTGGTGAGGATTACAATGACCCTTCCAGCCGTGAGCTGGCCCGCTGGTATTTGGCCGCATTAAAGAGACTGGGCCGTGCCCAAGATGATGAGGTATACAATAAACTAATTGCCGCTGATCCTGAGGAGGCTGCCAAAATCGAAGAGGCCGCCGCAATGTAG
- a CDS encoding collagen-like protein, with product MSFLSTGPIENNPVGGVRPTQQVTLRIDNRSDTTASTVSIQGYYMSGGARILYVSEALNLAANQVITVNYFADLDAFEFVFDTSTVPPAIDPVQISLWGKSSTGQLVTAHRLVSAEMLTETVGITGATGATGATGAAGVTGATGAGVAGATGATGATGVTGATGAAGVTGATGAGVAGATGATGATGVTGATGAAGVTGATGATGAGVTGATGVAGGTGATGATGVTGATGATGAGVTGATGEAGATGGTGATGVTGATGATGAGVTGATGVTGGTGGTGATGATGVTGATGATGAGVTGATGEAGATGGTGATGVTGVTGATGATGAGVTGATGEAGATGGTGATGVTGATGATGAGVTGATGVTGGTGGTGATGATGVTGATGAGATGATGVTGGTGGTGATGATGVTGATGAGATGATGVTGGTGATGVTGATGVTGATGAGVTGATGEAGATGVTGATGATGVTGATGAGVTGATGVTGATGVTGATGAGVTGATGEAGATGVTGATGVTGATGVGVTGATGATGVTGATGATGAGVTGATGETGATGVTGATGEAGATGVTGATGVTGATGVGVTGVTGATGETGATGVTGATGVTGATGVGVTGATGATGVTGATGAGVTGATGEAGATGVTGATGVAGVTGATGAGVTGATGAGVTGATGETGATGVTGATGVTGATGVGVTGATGETGAAGVTGATGVTGATGVGVTGATGVGVTGATGVTGVTGATGLTGVTGATGAGVATEGFSAFLPTLATAASTQLTGWTVTTPYYDSATFNETTGNYTVPVTGRYSFEATLNYATTAAITISLGAATNPAFVLRRTSPTTTDLVSGLFPLLNVNVALILTLRTILGNGTVTLTGDFELNAGDVIGLFYVADGLTVPLNLGGSTSGSVWSMVRLT from the coding sequence ATGAGCTTTTTATCAACGGGGCCGATCGAAAATAATCCGGTTGGCGGGGTGAGACCGACTCAGCAGGTAACGCTAAGAATTGATAACCGGAGTGATACCACCGCGTCCACAGTATCGATTCAGGGCTATTACATGAGCGGGGGAGCAAGAATTCTGTATGTCAGTGAAGCGCTCAACCTGGCAGCAAATCAGGTAATTACCGTAAATTATTTTGCTGATCTGGATGCGTTTGAGTTTGTTTTTGATACTTCAACGGTACCGCCTGCAATTGACCCGGTACAGATTTCGTTATGGGGAAAAAGCAGCACAGGCCAGCTGGTAACCGCGCACCGGCTTGTATCCGCAGAAATGCTCACAGAAACTGTGGGGATTACCGGCGCTACTGGCGCTACTGGGGCGACAGGTGCAGCGGGTGTAACGGGAGCGACTGGAGCAGGAGTGGCCGGGGCAACCGGAGCAACCGGAGCGACCGGGGTGACTGGGGCGACAGGTGCAGCGGGTGTAACGGGAGCGACTGGAGCAGGAGTGGCCGGGGCAACCGGAGCAACCGGAGCGACCGGGGTGACTGGGGCGACAGGTGCAGCGGGTGTAACGGGAGCGACTGGAGCAACGGGTGCTGGGGTGACCGGAGCGACTGGTGTAGCCGGGGGAACTGGAGCGACAGGAGCAACGGGTGTAACGGGTGCGACTGGAGCGACTGGTGCAGGAGTGACCGGAGCGACTGGTGAGGCTGGAGCAACCGGGGGAACTGGAGCGACAGGTGTAACGGGAGCGACAGGTGCAACGGGAGCAGGAGTGACCGGGGCGACTGGTGTGACCGGGGGAACCGGGGGAACTGGAGCGACAGGAGCAACGGGTGTAACGGGTGCGACTGGAGCGACTGGTGCAGGAGTGACCGGAGCGACTGGTGAGGCTGGAGCAACCGGGGGAACTGGAGCGACAGGTGTAACGGGTGTAACGGGTGCGACTGGAGCGACTGGTGCAGGAGTGACCGGTGCCACTGGTGAGGCTGGAGCAACCGGGGGAACTGGAGCGACAGGTGTAACGGGAGCGACAGGTGCAACGGGAGCAGGAGTGACCGGGGCGACTGGTGTGACCGGGGGAACCGGGGGAACTGGAGCGACAGGAGCAACGGGTGTTACAGGTGCAACGGGAGCCGGAGCAACCGGGGCGACAGGTGTAACTGGGGGAACCGGGGGAACTGGAGCGACAGGAGCAACGGGTGTTACAGGTGCAACGGGAGCCGGAGCAACCGGGGCGACAGGTGTAACTGGGGGAACTGGAGCAACCGGGGTGACTGGGGCGACAGGTGTAACTGGCGCAACAGGAGCGGGAGTGACAGGAGCGACTGGTGAGGCTGGAGCAACCGGGGTGACAGGAGCGACAGGAGCAACTGGTGTTACAGGTGCAACGGGAGCAGGAGTGACCGGGGCGACTGGTGTAACTGGAGCAACAGGTGTAACAGGTGCAACAGGAGCAGGAGTGACCGGGGCGACTGGTGAGGCTGGAGCAACCGGGGTAACTGGGGCGACTGGTGTAACAGGAGCGACTGGAGTAGGAGTAACCGGAGCGACAGGAGCAACGGGTGTAACGGGAGCAACAGGAGCAACAGGAGCAGGAGTGACCGGAGCAACTGGTGAGACTGGAGCAACCGGGGTGACTGGGGCGACTGGTGAGGCTGGAGCAACTGGGGTAACTGGGGCGACTGGTGTAACAGGAGCGACTGGAGTAGGAGTAACCGGAGTGACCGGAGCAACTGGTGAGACTGGAGCAACCGGTGTAACTGGGGCGACTGGTGTAACAGGAGCGACTGGAGTGGGAGTAACCGGAGCGACAGGAGCAACGGGTGTAACGGGAGCAACTGGAGCAGGAGTGACCGGAGCAACTGGTGAGGCTGGAGCAACCGGGGTAACTGGGGCGACAGGTGTAGCTGGTGTAACGGGTGCGACTGGAGCAGGAGTCACCGGAGCGACAGGAGCAGGAGTGACCGGAGCAACTGGTGAGACTGGAGCAACCGGTGTAACTGGGGCGACTGGTGTAACAGGAGCAACTGGCGTTGGGGTAACCGGAGCGACAGGTGAAACCGGGGCGGCCGGGGTGACTGGAGCGACGGGTGTAACGGGAGCAACAGGTGTAGGAGTAACCGGGGCAACAGGCGTTGGAGTGACCGGAGCAACGGGGGTAACCGGTGTAACCGGGGCGACAGGTTTAACTGGCGTAACCGGAGCAACGGGAGCCGGAGTCGCCACAGAAGGATTTTCAGCATTCCTGCCTACCTTAGCTACAGCTGCAAGCACCCAGCTTACGGGCTGGACGGTAACTACGCCTTATTATGACAGTGCTACTTTCAATGAGACTACCGGTAACTACACTGTTCCTGTAACCGGGCGTTATTCCTTTGAAGCGACCCTTAACTATGCAACTACTGCCGCTATTACAATCTCATTAGGTGCAGCAACGAACCCGGCCTTTGTCCTGCGGAGAACTTCACCGACGACTACCGACCTTGTAAGCGGACTGTTCCCGCTGCTTAACGTTAACGTTGCACTTATACTGACGCTTAGAACGATTTTAGGAAACGGAACCGTAACCCTGACAGGGGATTTCGAGCTCAATGCCGGCGATGTAATCGGGCTGTTCTATGTGGCTGACGGTTTGACGGTTCCGCTGAATCTTGGCGGCAGCACCTCGGGCAGTGTCTGGTCGATGGTTCGTCTCACTTAA
- the hflX gene encoding GTPase HflX, translating into METTRQQAIIVGVQLQNDTNFAYSMEELRNLAAACNITVIGELSQKASRINPSHYLGTGKIQELSMMVEDEDTLIIFNDELTPSQIRNLESSLDRQVIDRTILILNIFADRAKTKEAQLQVEVAQLQYMLPRLNGMRESLGRQGGGSGLKNRGAGETKLELDRRRIEERITALQAELQGQVERRQIQRRQRHKNEVPVVCLVGYTNAGKSSLLNAMVETYHPGSNKQVFAKNMLFATLETSVRSIRLPDHKTFLLTDTVGFVSQLPHHLVKAFRSTLEEVTEADLLIHVVDASDPQHEQHMTVTSDTLKALGADGIPTVYAYNKSDLTDRAYPAVEGGSITISARQSSGISELTGLIRSHVFNDYVQCEILVPFDRGSIVSYFNEHAHVQEVSYEEQGTRLRLECRAADYERFRGDFVELSH; encoded by the coding sequence ATGGAAACCACTCGGCAGCAAGCGATTATTGTTGGAGTACAGCTGCAAAATGACACGAACTTCGCCTATTCTATGGAGGAACTGCGCAATCTGGCGGCTGCCTGCAATATAACCGTTATCGGAGAGCTCAGCCAGAAGGCCAGCCGGATTAACCCTTCTCACTATCTGGGAACCGGCAAAATCCAGGAGCTGTCGATGATGGTGGAGGATGAGGATACCCTAATCATTTTTAATGATGAGCTGACTCCTTCACAGATCCGCAACCTGGAGTCCTCCCTGGACCGCCAGGTCATTGACCGGACGATTCTGATTCTAAATATCTTTGCCGACCGTGCCAAAACAAAGGAAGCCCAGCTGCAGGTCGAGGTCGCTCAGCTGCAGTATATGCTGCCCCGCCTGAACGGGATGCGGGAATCACTCGGCCGCCAGGGCGGCGGATCAGGCCTCAAGAACAGAGGTGCCGGTGAAACGAAGCTGGAGCTGGACCGCAGAAGAATTGAGGAACGGATCACGGCACTACAGGCCGAGCTGCAGGGTCAGGTGGAACGGCGCCAGATTCAGCGGAGGCAGCGGCATAAAAATGAAGTGCCTGTGGTCTGTCTTGTCGGCTACACCAATGCAGGCAAGTCCAGTCTGCTGAACGCAATGGTTGAGACTTATCACCCGGGCTCAAATAAGCAGGTTTTTGCCAAAAATATGCTGTTCGCAACACTGGAGACATCCGTCCGCAGCATCAGGCTGCCGGACCACAAAACCTTCCTCTTAACAGATACCGTAGGCTTCGTCAGCCAGCTGCCCCATCATCTCGTTAAGGCGTTCCGCTCTACACTGGAGGAAGTAACCGAAGCAGACCTGCTGATTCATGTCGTAGATGCATCCGATCCGCAGCATGAGCAGCATATGACAGTAACTTCCGATACGTTGAAGGCTCTGGGTGCTGACGGCATTCCTACCGTATATGCTTACAATAAATCGGATCTGACTGACCGTGCCTATCCGGCTGTCGAAGGCGGCTCCATTACAATATCGGCTAGGCAGAGCAGCGGAATTTCCGAGCTGACAGGGCTGATTCGTTCACATGTGTTCAACGATTATGTCCAGTGTGAAATTCTTGTTCCGTTTGACCGCGGCAGCATCGTTTCTTATTTTAACGAACACGCCCATGTTCAGGAGGTCAGCTACGAGGAGCAGGGCACACGGCTGCGGCTGGAATGCAGAGCTGCTGATTATGAGCGGTTCCGCGGTGATTTTGTGGAGCTGTCACACTAA